One Hordeum vulgare subsp. vulgare chromosome 4H, MorexV3_pseudomolecules_assembly, whole genome shotgun sequence DNA window includes the following coding sequences:
- the LOC123446414 gene encoding uncharacterized protein DDB_G0287625-like — translation NNNNNNNNNNNNNNNNNNNNNNNDDNNNSNNNNRNSNNSNNSNNNNNNSSNSNSSNSNNNNNNSSNNSNNNNSSSNNNNNNNNNNNNNKNSSSSNNNNNNNNNNNNNNNNKNNNNNNNNNNDDNNTTNNNNTNSNNSNNNISNNSNNSNNSNINNNNNNKHNNNNNNNSNNNNNNNNNNNNNNNNSNSNNNSNKHNNNNNNNNSNINNNNSNNNNNCNNSKNNNNSNNNNNKYNNNNNNNN, via the coding sequence aacaacaacaacaacaacaacaacaacaacaacaacaacaacaacaacaacaacaacaacaacaacaacgacgacaacaacaacagcaacaacaacaacaggaacagcaacaacagcaacaacagcaacaacaacaacaacaatagcagcaacagcaatagcagcaacagcaacaacaacaacaacaacagcagcaacaacagcaacaacaacaacagcagcagcaacaacaacaacaacaacaacaacaacaacaacaacaacaagaacagcagcagcagcaacaacaacaacaacaacaacaacaacaacaacaacaataacaacaacaaaaacaacaacaacaacaacaacaacaacaacgacgacaacaacaccaccaacaacaacaacactaacagtaacaacagcaacaacaacatcagcaacaatagcaacaacagcaacaacagcaacatcaacaacaacaacaacaacaagcacaacaacaacaacaacaacaacagtaacaacaacaacaacaacaacaacaacaacaacaacaacaacaacaacagcaacagcaacaacaacagcaacaagcacaacaacaacaacaacaacaacaacagtaacatcaacaacaacaacagcaacaacaacaacaactgcaacaacagcaaaaacaacaacaacagcaacaacaacaacaacaaatacaacaacaacaacaacaacaacaac